Proteins encoded within one genomic window of Streptomyces rubradiris:
- the mug gene encoding G/U mismatch-specific DNA glycosylase gives MVADGLRVLFCGINPGLMSAATGHHFARPGNRFWPVLHRSGFTPRLLIPAEQHELLTYGLGITNVVARATARADELTAEEYVEGGRLLAEKVTRLRPGWLAVVGVTAYRAAFGDRTAKVGPQERTIGGTRIWVLPNPSGLNAHWSPAAMAEEFRRLREAAGVPG, from the coding sequence GTGGTCGCGGACGGCCTCCGCGTGCTGTTCTGCGGCATCAACCCGGGGCTGATGTCGGCCGCGACCGGCCACCACTTCGCCCGCCCCGGCAACCGCTTCTGGCCGGTGCTGCACCGCTCCGGCTTCACGCCCCGGCTGCTGATCCCCGCCGAGCAGCACGAGCTGCTGACGTACGGGCTCGGCATCACCAACGTCGTGGCCCGGGCGACCGCGCGGGCGGACGAGCTGACCGCCGAGGAGTACGTCGAGGGCGGGCGGCTGCTGGCCGAGAAGGTGACGCGGCTGCGGCCGGGATGGCTGGCCGTCGTCGGCGTGACCGCCTACCGCGCCGCCTTCGGCGACCGCACGGCCAAGGTGGGTCCGCAGGAGCGGACCATCGGCGGCACCAGGATCTGGGTCCTGCCCAACCCCAGCGGGCTGAACGCGCACTGGAGCCCCGCAGCGATGGCGGAGGAGTTCCGGCGGCTGCGCGAGGCGGCCGGCGTGCCCGGCTGA